One window of the Balaenoptera ricei isolate mBalRic1 chromosome X, mBalRic1.hap2, whole genome shotgun sequence genome contains the following:
- the LOC132357325 gene encoding olfactory receptor 10A2-like produces MGNMTILNEFLLLGFGSLHGLQFFLLGIFLGICVVTLLGNILILTVISLDCSIQTPMYFFLSNFSFFEIWYTTSIAPKMLQTHLAGPQVISFVGCVVQLYFFGSMAVVECFLLAAMSYDRYFAICSPLQYPSLMNVHTCIPLAGGSWLGEFLTPVVTVTMTFQLPFCPTYKFDHFFCDLAPVLEPVCSDTETVEETTFLLASFVTMAPFLLTVASYSHSIAAVLRMPSAAGKQWAFSTCSSHLIVVTLYYGTLGTVYAIPTATQAVALNKIFSLFYTVVTPMVNAIVYSLRNKDVKKAVRRLMSQWVYVKRT; encoded by the coding sequence ATGGGTAATATGACCATTCTCAATGAATTTCTCCTCCTGGGATTTGGGAGTCTGCACGggttacagttttttcttttggggATATTTCTGGGAATCTGTGTAGTGACCTTGCTGGGGAACATTCTTATCCTTACGGTCATTTCCCTTGATTGCAGCATCCAAACCCCCATGTACTTCTTTCTGTCCAATTTCTCCTTCTTTGAGATCTGGTACACTACCTCCATTGCCCCTAAGATGCTGCAGACCCATCTCGCAGGTCCCCAGGTGATTTCTTTTGTAGGTTGTGTGGTCCAGCTTTACTTCTTCGGTTCCATGGCAGTAGTTGAGTGCTTTCTTCTGGCAGCCATGTCTTATGACCGCTACTTTGCTATCTGCAGCCCCCTCCAGTACCCATCCCTCATGAACGTCCACACATGTATCCCGCTTGCAGGTGGGTCTTGGCTGGGTGAGTTCCTAACCCCGGTGGTCACTGTTACCATGACTTTCCAGCTGCCCTTCTGTCCAACCTATAAGTTTGACCATTTCTTCTGTGACCTGGCCCCTGTGCTGGAGCCGGTCTGTTCTGATACTGAGACAGTGGAGGAAACCACTTTCCTACTGGCCTCCTTTGTCACTATGGCGCCCTTCCTGCTCACTGTAGCCTCCTATAGTCACAGTATTGCTGCTGTCCTCAGGATGCCATCAGCTGCAGGAAAGCAATGGGCCTTCTCCACCTGCTCTTCCCACCTCATAGTGGTCACTCTGTACTATGGAACACTGGGAACAGTGTATGCCATTCCCACAGCAACCCAGGCTGTTGCCCTGAACAAGATCTTCTCCCTGTTCTATACTGTGGTCACTCCCATGGTCAACGCCATCGTGTATAGCTTGAGAAACAAGGATGTTAAAAAGGCAGTGAGGAGGCTTATGAGTCAGTGGGTATATGTTAAAAGGACCTAA